Within the Tenrec ecaudatus isolate mTenEca1 chromosome 7, mTenEca1.hap1, whole genome shotgun sequence genome, the region TGCTGACgtctctccttttatctcttgtaagaGAAAAGGCGATGCCTGTCTCATCCCAGGGAAATTCCTCTTACATCTAATCATCCTACCCTGTTCCCCTTAACTGCCATATTGCATCATTACATGACTGCCAAACCACAGAACCATGGCCCAGCCAAACTGACCCATATTTAGGAGAGTACAATTCAATACATGACAATAGTGTTCAATTCTTCTGTATCTTTGTGCAGAAGTGATTTTATCTAGTGATTATGCCAATGACTGATGAGTTAAAATCCTCAACTATAATtgtggatctatttccccttcaagTTTTGTCAATTTGTTACTTCATGTATTTGATATTCTACTGTTTGGTACATGCACATTTAAGATTGCTTTTTCTTCTTGGTCGATTGTCTGTTGAATCATGATGCAATGGCCCTTTTCTGTTCGTagtcattttctttgttctggcTTACTTTGTCTAACATAGGATTCTTATGTAAAATAGTTTCTTTGATTGCATTCATACATTGATTCATAGATGTATAATCACATGTGAATATAATTTTTTTCAGCCTATTCAAAGAATCCTCACAGTCGGACCCTACAAATTAAACCATGGGTTCCCAATGAATGTAAATCCAAGGAGTTCAAATTATATGGGATGAATTTTGCCTATTTGAATAAAATGGAAAGTTGCAGGTGAGTATGCTTATTACTGTAGTTAATATTTACAGTATTATATACAATaatatcttattttaaaaatttaaagatcattttattgggggattttacagctcttataataattcatacatcaattgtgtcaagcatatttgttcatataTTGCCAccatttttttctaaacatttatattctctttgagcccttggtgttagcCCCTGtttttaccctccttccccccacaACAATATTTCAGTAATGAATGTGTTTAATAAATTTTCTTAGTAGCTAAATAGCTAGTGTCCTTTAATCAAGATTGCTTTTCAGCCCATATAAATTGGTAGGATAATAGCATGTACATCCAGTGCATATACATTCAGGGATGACTTGTTTTAAAATGTAAGCTCatataacttgaaaaagtgcatCCATGTACTCACACTGTCCTGAAGAGAGGACACAAATAATACAAAGATTATTAGGTGCCCATGGGGTTGCCATGTGTCGAAGCCAGCTCAACCACAACTGGTATTTTTAAGAACTGTTACTCTTACTAGCGCTACCATTATTATTAgatgtgacccataaggctttatCAAGTTCTGATTCAGTTGTAGCTTGCTGTGAACATAAGCAAATTTTGTTTCATGTATGAATTTGCAAAATTACAAGCAGTGTGATTATAAGAGActtgattttaaaacatcacaactgacatatatatatatatatcgcctAATACATGATAAGTAACAACATTTTTCTACATataatgtgttagcctgggttgattagaaaaaaacaaatccagagacactcatgcgtgtaagagagaactttatatcagagagtaattgtacattaagaaaacatatcagcccagtccaggtcaagtccataaatccaatattaccccatatgtcaatactagtccattaatTCCTCTGTAGGCTCACAAGCcatgcactgatgctgaatgcagaaagacaacagaccagtgggtagaaagttgtggatccagtggtggtggaagcatctcagcgctggagtgggtctccacatggctcctccagttctagggctctggctacatcagtgccatgtggcttgtcagcaggaagacaaaagaGACAGAGTGGAAGCAGTCTGCCcttcagtgaactatttatctccttagcgtctcCAAACATCATCAAGCCTCGGCCTGATTaacaagctagactccatcctTCGCAAgttgagaggaggttatataactgccacatagAATATCCAAGGTTACATTTTGAAGAACAGTAGTATTTGCTTGACTCTTCATTTTTGACCCCCTAGGTACCCTGGGACAAGACTGTATAGTACATCGCAAACCACAGTAGACAGCAGTGAAATGAAAACCTTCCGGGCCCTGGCTCACAAGTGGTGGGATGAGCAAGGACCATATGCACCTCTTCATTCCATGAATGACCTAAGAGTGCCATTTATTAGGTACTGTTGCAGATACTCtacatcttttttctttctttctttttggctaACTCTActtcttttaaataaaacttcAAAGGATTTCTGGTTTTCCGTTCAAAATGCTGCATTTTAACGTTGCTTTTGAACTTAGGGGAATTCTTTTCAATGTCCATTGTTTCAAACCGTTAATTTTCAGTGATGTCTCCTAAATCCTAGGCTACTTTCTTAGATTAACTTGGATCTGTTTTTTGCATGATCAGGTTAATTAGAATTAAACTCTTATGAAAAGATGCTAGGTTCTTATTGCATCAAGGTTATTTTGCAGCAAAGGATCTGTGGTGGTTATTTAAATTGAGCATAATTGGAAGCTGTTGAAGGTAAGTGATATAACCTAATCTAAATAATGCTATAAAAGAGTCATTTTATCCACGTGTGAAGAATGGATTAGACTTCAATTGAAATGGGCCCTTACTAGCACTGTAGAATACCTGCTTAAACATGATCCAGGTTATTACGCAAACTCAATTAATTTTAATAGTAATAAAAGATATTATTACATATCATACTGATATTAATATAACGGAAGTGAGgcaggccctggtggtgcagtgggttaagtattgCGTCAGCAGGTAAAACTCCTCAACTgtcccacgggagaaagatgaggctgtctgctcatgtgAAGTGTGCAGAGGCAGAAACTCCAGGGTGTGGCTCCtcgctgcccagtagggtcacgatgagtcagaatcgagttttataatttaaaaacataCAGTTCAGCTTAAAGACGTAGTTCATAATCCTATTAGATATGTGCTGTCCACTTATGTGCGTCTGAGGAACCCTGAGTGGCCTGAGTGGTTACGTGCTGGGCTTTCTAACGGGAAAGttggtgccttagaagaaagacctggtgaggcCCTCGTCCAGAGCACGGGCCTTGAACACTCTGGAGCACGGCGCTGCTCTGCGACCTGGGCTCCCCACGAGTGAAGGCAACCTGACAGGCAGCTGGTTTGGGCTTACGTGAATGTGTTCGCACACGTTATGTGTGTACTGGTCTATTTCTATGATTATCTAAGGATTCCGTTTCCTTGATTTGGAGCCCTCTTTGCGTGGTAATATATGAAAGCAGCACTAATTAGAAAATTAAAAGACATCCAGTTgaaaagggaataaagaaaaatcCTGAAGAGCTCAGGTTTCCCAAGAACTTCTGAACCCTGTAAAGTCACCCGTTTGCTTCTGACGTGAAAAGGGTCCAGCACGTGCTGATGACAGTTCACAGATGTCTCGGATGTCATGATCTCTCCAGCAAATCAAACTGCTGGGCTTCAAAGGAGCTAGACCAGGAGTGAGGAAGGTAAAGGAGGGGCGATGAACCAACAGGCGACTAAGGGGAGGGAAGATAGTATTTaccaggagagggaggagaggtatCAGGGGTAGGGCCAGGGCAAGCTAGTAGGAGATTTGATAACGTATTTTAAGTTAATTTCAAAATTGGTGATCTGAAATGTTAACCTTCACCTAACTCGCAATAAAAAGAGTAAACAAAAAGTGTTACCGTGTGCCATGGactcgattctgacccacagcggccATCTGCGCTCCCTGGGGTGTCCCGGCCTATGGTCGTCAGAGGAGCCCGCCACAGCCCTTTCtcactcagacctgcagatggGCTTCGCATCCCACCTTCTGGGGCTACAGTCCGGCACAAACCATGTGCCAGCAGGACCTTTTCCAGATAAAATTAGATTACTCTAATTTAGTTTATAGTACTAACATAATAAATCATAGTAACTACTAGattatttcagttttacttttgatGATTGAAAATCTTTTATAAATTAAATATACTAAGccatttaattctgaaaatgagtTATCTGTATATCCAAAAATATCAATAATTCAGTTCAAATGGAAGTTTAATTTCCTTAAAAACGATATACTTTGAAGACTTTTCACTGATAAATGAATTCTCTGACTTTATATTTCTTGAATTCTTTAAAAAGAGACAGTCTTTTGAAGACAGTTACTGAGCACCAGCCAGGAAACCCTTTGTGTGGGATGAAGATTCTCGACATTGGCTGTGGTGGTGGATTGTTAACTGAAGTAAGAAGCTGATATAGCTCTCTCCCATCTCTAACTGGTGATGGTGGGCATGGGGCGGAGGGGGGATGCGGACGGGCGCCAAAATTACAGGGAATGAGTTTATGCCTCCTTTATCTTTTAACAAACAATATCATTCACTTAAAAAAAGATACATGCTTTATATGCATTCAAAATAatacttaattttttaatatcTAAAACTTTGAGAGagtttgttgttaagtgccattgagataCAGTGaatttgtgtacaacagaataaaacactgtcctATCTTGTTCCATCCTCGAAATTGTTGCTGTGTCGGTCCGTCTCgtgaagggtcttcctcttctttttctgaTCCTCtactaagcatgctgtccttctccagggactggccctcccTGACAACAGTGTCCAGAATATATGTGATgaggtcttgccatctttgcttccaaggtgaattctggctatacttcctctaaaacagatgggtttgtccttccgACAGTTCATCGAACTTTgagtgttctttgccagcaccataattcatatgcatcagttctttgctttttcttgttcattgtccaatttccacatgcatgtgaagtaattaaaaattttccacatcctcttctgactccattttgaatgtttggcagttctctgtcagtgTGCCGCTGTGACCATCATTTGAGTTGGCTGAAgtgaaattgtacttgcatgtgctattaatggTGAGAATTTCCTCGTTCTCTTGAGtcagttttctttggaatgggcacaaatatggatatcttccagtcagttggccaggtatcaGTCTTCCATCAAGATTTCATCAGCAGTATTTCATCTGTTCCTGGATCCTAGAGCCGTTTTTACTCCATGTGTTAGCCtgaattgactagagaaacatattcagaTACACCCATGGGTGTGtatgagagctttatatcaaaaagcaattgtatattggaaaaatatcccagccctgtccagatcaagtccataagtctgatattattagcagcccatatatccgatactagtgcataaattcctcttcagattcacacagcacgtgcaatgatgccaaatgcaggaagctcacaggccattggatgaaaagtcttgtggatccagtggtggtggaagcatctcagcgctctccatgtggctcctccagcaatTTGAATGTGGCtcctcaataggaaggtgaagcagagacagagggagaggaagttcccagaatgcttATATGAAGACCACTGCCCAGAAGAAAgcgtcatcagactgtgacctgattgacagcctagactccacccctccacttatttatcaagttgacatgaaattatgtaattaccacacttcAGTAACCTTCCATATGATTAGATGTTTCTGTTAATACcacaccaaaccaaattcactgccattgagtcaatgctgactcacaaccACCTCATAGACCAGTGTAGAActacccctctgagtttctgagactggaattctttttttttaataattacagTTGTTTTAGCATGTcacttacatatcatacaattcaataattcaatcttaccaagaagagttgtacaattatcactatATTCAatctagaacattttttcttgtacccattgttattcatgtaattatttttaattgtggcaaaaaagcACAACAAAACTTTCTCCAATTccataatataattctttataggagtagaaacctcatctttttctcttggagctgctggtggtttcaaactgctgaccttgtggttagcagctgaatgtataaccactacaccagggttgcattttattttattatttatttatttattacattttattagggcctcctacaactcttatcacaatccatacatatacatacatcagttgtataaagcacatccgtacattctttgccctagtcattttcaaagcattgctctccacttaagccctttgcatcaggttctctttttctttctcctccctccccgctcccccctccctcacgagcccttgataatttgtagattgttattttgtcctatcttgccctatccggagtctccctcccccccttctctgccgtccgtctcccagggaggaggtcaccagGGTTGCATTCGAGCACTGTAAGCTCTTGATCAAATGCCACTTCCTTAAATAACTGGGTGCTCACCAATTCTTTTTGAATTCCTTTCCATCATCTTTGGATGCCTCCTCTCTGATTCACTGTTTCACCCAGAGAATCCTTCAGTATAACTTGAAGACTGAAGATCTCCTTCCGTTTTTTCAGCTTGAAAAATGCTacttgtgttcttcctttttggttttctcacttgAGGTCTTCGCATATTTCACTACaacactttgttttcttgagttaCCCTTGGGAATCTTTTgatcagttcttttacttcaaaatattttcccatgCTGTTAGTTCAACTGTGTTCAGAAATAAGTTTctgtgtctcttctgacatccactttgtccttttctttcctacctttttcatgactttttgctttcttcacgcaTGATCTTGATGCTATCCCATGACTCCTTTGGTCTGTGGTGATTAGAGTTCCATGTGTAaggtctattcttgagatggttctAAATTCAGGCAGGCTACACTCATGGCTGTATTTTGGCTTTCAAGGATAATttctttaccaccaccacccttcaACTTCAAGTTAACCTTACAACTGAACAATTGATTTATTTGTTCCCTAGTCAGCCACTGACCTTGTTCTGCTCGGTGATATTGAACTTCATCGTCTCTCTCCACAGATGTAGTTGGTTTGATTCTGGGGCAAGGTCTGTGtgtatagtcactgtttatgttgttaaAAATGTCGTCTTGCAACAAAAAAAGTCACTTTCCTTGCAACATGCTGTTAAATAATCTTTAGTGTCATTTCTCTCACCAGTACCATTTGGCGAGAGTGGGCAAGAATTGGCCTTCCAACTGTGAGGTTTGTGGTTTATAGCAACCAGCTCTTCCAAAGGGGAAAGTTGAGGTCGTCTGTTCCTGTAGGGATGTAAAGCCTGGGAAACCGTAAATAAGGTCtcttggagtcagaattgattcagtggccaTGGGTTTTTGGTTTGGAGCTTCCTTTGTCTCCAACTTCCTCATTCCAactaccagtaattatcaatatacTTAATTTCATGTTTGAGTACCTTTAGACTGAGAAAGTGGTAGAATTTTAAGATTTCTTCATCTTTGTAAAATTTGAATATTAGTTATATTAATTAATCTTCCTCATAGGTGTAAGGATATTATCACCGATAGTGTGGTCCTTGATTATGGATACAGTGCCATTCCCCTTTTTGTCGTTCCTCATACAGTGACCTATGCCAGCATATGAGCGCTCACTAATGCCCAAGGGATGGCTCTTTATTAGTTCCAGCTCATTTTTGAAGACTTCTAGCTTTCCTAGTTTCGTCCTTCATACATCCCATGTTTCAAATGTTAATGCATAtttgcagctgtgtcttctcatgTTCAGTAGTGCCCCATTGACAAATGAGGGTCCTGAAACCCTCCATCCACATTTTCATGGCCCAGCTGTGTTTTGAAGAGTCAGCTCCTCcccagtcgtattttgagtgtcttcccacCTGAAGGCTCACTTTCCGGCAATCTCTCGGGAAGTGAGACCAACAGAAAGAATTAGAAGGCTGGCACCTTGTTAAAGTGGTAACCAAGGGTATCCAACAATCTTTGTAAAAGCTGCTAAAGAGAACCTAATTTTCCGTTAAACTTCCACCTAAAACACAAGAAAGcgttatttaaaaaagaatacaTACTATATCAAACTGTAAATGAGTAAGATTATAATATGCTAATCTTGCAATCTGCTCAATATATTATTGTAGATTTTATGGCTTTAACATTACAAATAACGATTCAGCTTATTGAGTAACTCCTTTTACTTACTGTAAATATTGGACAAATTTTGATCAGAATTAAGCTGTGTGTAGAAGTTAAGCATGTGATGAGTAGTAATTAAATATAAAAGGTGAAAGCAATAGCTATGAAGAATAATTTCTAATCAAACACAGGAAAATACAATTGAGAAAAAACTATtctttagaaaattaaaaaaatttttaaagatctCAGAAATTGTGTAAGTTTTCACTGGCATATTGCATTTATTGCACTTTAAGTGTATTAATACTATGCTcagtccctgccatggagtcgattctgactgatagGCACCCCATCggtcagaggagagctgtccctACCGGTTCCTAAGACGGTGActctaccggagtagaaagcctagtctactCCCAATACTGTCCTGTGTACCTGGGAATGGACCTAGAGAAAATATAagcaaaattaatttttccattgttttcaaGTGATTCTTGGtaaagtttttgttttgattgctgttgtttttcctttAGAGACTTTTAGGATGGAAAGTGTAAAGCATATACAGACTAGACAATGCTCTGACAAACTCCCATGCACCCATAGGCCATCACTAGTAACCGCTTCCGCACCTCGTTTCATTTATGTTAAagttttggtggtgttgttaaaGTTTTTATTGCTTACTTGGGTTCTATTTTCTCCATAAAGGtaacagtttttttgtttttaatcagccTCTAGGACGGCTCGGAGCTTCAGTTACTGGAATCGATCCAGTGGAAGAGAACATTCAAACAGCCCAGCATCATAAATCCTTTGACCCCATCCTGACTAAGAGAATACAGTACAAAGCATGCTCTCTAGAAGAGATCATGGAGGAAAACATAGAAACatttgatgccattgtagcttCTGAGGTTGTAGAACATGTGGTTGATCTAGAAACATTTATACAGTGCTGCTGTCGAGTGTTAAAAGTAAgagtttgctttcttttgtgtgcatatgtgcgtgtgtgtgtgcatatgtctaTAGCAATACACTTCCCATGGTACCTTCGTAACCCAGCAGGCCTAGGTAGGGGAGAAAGAGCTATGAAGCCAACATCCCGACTGAGAGTCCTGGCCCGACACTGGGGATTACAGCTTGTCCCTCAATACCAGGGCTTTTAGAATCCTTTGGCATCCTGATTCCCAGGGATACTGGAAAATAATGTAGCTGAAAAACTGGAAAGCTATGCATTTATACTAGTGTGTCTCCAGTAGTATAGTTTGAATTAAATAGCTTGTAGGCATTGAATGAAAATTACCAAGAAATTGATTTGGACTAATACTTAAAATTATCAATAAAACAATTATTAGCCTGAATTTactcaacaaaaagaaattgtTAAGTGACTTCATGTGTGACCTAACTGTAATAATTATCAGCTTATGTCGGAGGGGggtgcaggaagggaggggaaaaatgaggagctgatgccaggggccaatgttttgagaataatgagggcaatgaatgttcaattgtgctttacacaattgatgtatgtatggattgtgatatgagttgtatgagcccctaataaaaagattaaaaaataattcagtagttcaatcatatcaagaagaatcgtacaatcattaccacattagttttagaacattttctcatttgtgtTCTTGGTTGTTAAtgtaattattattcttttttaattgtggcaaaaatatacataaaaaacattctccaattcaataacttctacataggtaattcagtgccattgattatactcttcgtgttgtacaaccattattgatatctttttccaaattCTTCCACCAGCAGAGGgcgtctgccagaggcttaatcttccTGCAGTCTCTGCACGTGGATTCGGGCTCCCACTCTttcccacagccttctacaaatgggGTGTTCACAATAATTTCTGTTTCAAAGTGAACCTGCTCTTCAAAATAACTTACTTGCCACATTTTTCTTAAGATTTTGTAGAACACAGATTAGGTATTCATAAgtgatttaaaatatgaaattttaTAATAGTAGAGAAAATTCACAGTGTGTAATGTGGTAtgtggtatttcagtttgtttttttaatcattttagtaggggcttatacaactcttatcacaatccataatacgtcagttgtgtaaagcgcatttgtacattcattgccctcatcattctcaaaacatttgctctccactttagcccctggtatcaggtcctcatttttaatccctccctccgtgctcccccctccctcatgaacccttgataatttataaattattattttgtcatatcttgccctgtccgatgtgtcccttcatccccttttctgttatccatcccccaggaaggaggtcacatgtagatccctgtaattggttccccctttccaacccaccctccctctatgctcccagtatcgctactcacaccactggtcctgaagggatcatccctggattccctgtgtttccagttctatctgcaccagtgtacatcctctggtctagccagacttgcaagggagaattcggatcatgatagtgggggtggggaggtgggggtaagcatttaggaactagaggaaagttgtatttttatcgttgctacatagcaccctgactggctcatcccctccctgagacccctgccaggggctctccagtgacctacaaatgggctgtgGGTGGTGTTTCAGTTTTCACTTGGAGCCGCATTCCTTAGTTTCGAGGCGTCCTCCTGCCTTTTTCCTTTGGGTTCAGGGTGATGTTTGAGATGGGTTatccctttcttcctctctcttgctTTCCCTCCAGCACTAGGGAGCTGTGCCATACAAATCCATCCCGATACCTATGTCCATAATAATGGGAATATTTTGGAGGGGTCTTTGGCATTGTATCCATATCAGGCTAATAGAAAGTAAAGAAGAGGAAAGGGACATTAATGCCCTTGCTACTGGTGGGGGTAAATGTGGGAGACACCAGAAGTATAATCATTAAAACATAGAAAACTAAGTGGTGCCAGAAATACTTCTTTTGATCTCCTCTCATTTCTTTATACAAATGAAAtcaaaacataacaaaacccCTTCAGGAGTGAATTACAAATGTTGCTTTAGGGAATTCTTACTGGAGTGCCCCCAGGCAAGCGATGTGTGGCTGTGTCCTGGCCCCAGCACGTGAGGCCGATTCACATGCCCAAGCTCCGTGCACTCGGAGAAAGCAGAGGTGACACGGGGAACGTAAATGTGCTGGGGCCACAAGGAACAACAGCCTGACCAATtgtctatatttttattttgaatatttgACAAAAGGCCATGTGCAATATAAATGAAGACCACCATAATATAAGATTCTTAAGAGCAGTGAGAACTTTTAACAGTGAGTAGTACATCTGCAGAGGGTTGCTTTTAATAATGAATTCTCCAAGATAAACAAAAACTGTTGTTAAATTGTGTTTTGATTATGCTTCTGTATCTTAGCTACACAAAGGAAGGTCATTTAtaaagaagggaggggaagaggaaaccAAGCCTTTACCTAATTGCTTCTCCTGGCCTCGAAAATGTTCACCTTTCTGTACTTTTTTTTAGCCTGGTGGCTCGTTATTCATTACTACAATCAACAAAACACAACTGTCCTATGCCTTGGGAATAGTTTTTGCAGAGCAGATTGCAGGCCTTGTACCAAAAGGTACACACACGTGGGAGAAGTTCATTTCACCTGAGAAGCTAGAGAGCATTCTGGAATCGAGTAAGTGTTAAAGAGAAtgttgtggtttttttctttctgtctgttcTTATAAAAATAGTATCATCCAACTATGTCCTTATGTGAGTGACTTATTTCATGGGGCATTATGTCCGTCATGTTACAAGATGCTTCATGGGCTTGTTCTGGACGGCTGTCTTTGCTTACTCATCCAAACTTTGAAGGGCAGTTAGGCTGTCTCTCccaacttccccccacccctttttcttTCGCTACTGTGGATACTGCTGCAGTTGACATAAATATGCAATGCCCTTacgactttttttttaatgtattttatgtTTCCTATGAAATTAGGGGGAAAAAGCAAACTAGCTGCATTGAGTTGTtcccaattcatagtgatcctataggacagagtagaataacCCCCTATGGATTTCCAAAGTTGTAGGagcaaaaagcttcatctttctcctgagagctggctggtgggtttgaaacactgaccttgtcATTAGTAACCCAAAgtataacccaccacaccaccagggctcctgtgtttcCTATAGTATTCCATATATTGTGGTTATTTTGGTGTTTTCCTAGCCCCTTCTGTTTTCAAGATTGCTTGTTGAAAATGTACCTAATACAGCGCACAACTCTGTTTACACATATTTACACTTGACTTATGTATTATTGAATTACTATTAATTAATAACATctatcatttcatttatttggcaTTACTACTGACTAGACCAGTAGGTACATGAGGCTCTTATTATGTTATTCAGATAATGATGATTTCATTTGcttttaaacatatatttatagctcacaaatacttttaaaattattgtgAGAACAGGTTTGGCtcatctgtctcaaaagttttctGACCCCAGGACTAGATGCATATATTTCTCATGCTTTTTGTTCATATAACAGGATGGCTGTAAACTTGATTTTGGGGGGTAATAATTATCCAAGTCTACACAGTGTTATAAGTTCTAATGATTTTTGTGAGTAAtcttatggaaataaaagaaTAGGTAAAAATGTTTCAAGTTGATTTTCAGGAGCAATCACTTGTTGGCAGGTGTTTTCTAGTAATAGCTAACTTTTTTTTAGTTCTTATAAATTGCCAAACACTATACTGAGCACTTACATACACATTCTGAAAACGGAGTGAGACGTGTTTTATACACATGAGAAGGATAAATAACCTGTCCTTGGTCACCATCTAATAAATACAAGAACTGGGATTGGAACCCAGCCTTTCTGCATTGGAATCCATGTTTCACTC harbors:
- the COQ3 gene encoding ubiquinone biosynthesis O-methyltransferase, mitochondrial; the encoded protein is MWARGGLSSSRALLLGAPPPGRPRPAAACARPAAAAYSKNPHSRTLQIKPWVPNECKSKEFKLYGMNFAYLNKMESCRYPGTRLYSTSQTTVDSSEMKTFRALAHKWWDEQGPYAPLHSMNDLRVPFIRDSLLKTVTEHQPGNPLCGMKILDIGCGGGLLTEPLGRLGASVTGIDPVEENIQTAQHHKSFDPILTKRIQYKACSLEEIMEENIETFDAIVASEVVEHVVDLETFIQCCCRVLKPGGSLFITTINKTQLSYALGIVFAEQIAGLVPKGTHTWEKFISPEKLESILESNGLSVHSVAGMVYNPFSGYWHWSQITSLNYAAHAVKSTAQEATVSAELGQRGESGTPS